The sequence AAAAGGAAGCGGCTCCTTGAAACGTCCGGCCGGAATGCCGTCTATCGTTCGATTGCATACTATCGGATAAGGCGCGCAGATCTTCAATACGGAAAGGGGGAGGAGCATGGCGCATACCCCGGAGCCCATCGTCTACGTCCGCCTGCGCAAACGGGCCCGAGTACCCGCGGCTTCGCCTGTCCGGATCGGCGACGTGGCCAGTCTGTCCGCCGGAGACGCCGCGATCGAAGAACAGTTGCGGAACCTGATCGTCTATCGGCCCGCCGAGCAGGACGGCCAACTGGTGCTGATCGATATGATGAGGCTGGTTGCCGTCATGCGCGGAGCTTATCCGAACCTGCGGCCGGAGCTGTACGGCGAGCCCCATTCGCTCGTGGAATTGGCGGACCGTCCGCGCAAGCCCAATTACGCCTGGCTGTCCGTCATGTGGGTGATGCTGTTTTTCGGATCGGGCCTCGCGATCATGAACTTCCACGAGGACGTCAGCATGCCGGAGGTGCACGCGCGAATCTACAAGCTCGTGACCGGACGGGACGAAGCGCACCCTTACCTGCTGCAAATCCCGTATTCGATCGGGCTTGGGGCGGGCATGATCGTCTTTTTCAACCAGTTGTTCAAAAAGAAATTCAGCGAGGAGCCCAGCCCGCTTGAGGTTGAAATGTACGGGTATGAGCAAAGCATGGACCAGTACATCGTCAGCGAAGAATACAAGCGGATGGACGATCGGAGGCCTCGGCCGTGAAGGATGCTGCGGAAACGCTGCTGCTGATCGTGCTGGGGTTGTCGGGAGGGTTGGCCGTCGGCGGGGGGATGGTGTCCCTGCTGGTGGTGCTCGACTTGATCCCGAGGGTGATGCAGCTTAGCGGCTTGACCGGCCGGTACAAGGCGGTTCATCTGTTCGAAGGGGCGATCGTGGCCGGAGTGTTATACTGGACCGCGGCCGATTTCAATGGCTGGGCGCTGCCTCTTTCGCCCGTATTCGCGCTGCCGACCGGCCTGCTGCAGGGCGTCTTCATCGGCATGCTAGCCGCGGCTCTCACCGAGGTGCTGAACGTGCTGCCGATTATGGCCAAACGCCTGAATCTCGCCCAGGGGATCGGATGGCTGCTGATGGCGATGGTGTTCGGCAAGGTGGCGGGCTCCCTGTTTGACTGGCTGATTTATCGGAACTAGCGAATACGCAAAGGGAGGTATCCCATGAATCGCGAAGAACGGAACGATGCGGCGGGAGGAGAGACGGAGCCGGCCATTTGGGCGGTCGCCGGCGCAGAGGAAGGGGACAAGCCGAGGGCCGCGATCCGCACGGAACAAGGCGATACGGTTTTCATCCTGAAACGCAAGCGGAAGCAGAAGGGAAAGGACAAGCCGGAGGAGCCCCAGGAGGCGGCGGAACCGGTACCCGTGCCGAAAAGCCTGCACGAAGTCCGCAAATTTCTCGAACGGGAAGCCGGACTCGACAAAAGCTTCGACGTGATCTTCCGGGAAATGAAGTTCGGCGGCCGTGACACCGGGTTATACGTGCTGAACGGATTCGCCAAGGACGAAGTGCTGACGCTGATTCTCAACCGGCTGTCCCTGCTCGGACCGGACGAGCTGGAGCCGATGGCGCTCCGCAGCTTCCTGCGGGAGTATATTCCGCATATCCAGGTCAAGGTCGCGACCGACATGCGCATGGTGATCAACGAGGTGCTGGTCGGCGCGTCGGCCCTGTTCGTCGACCACGAGGACCGGGCGCTTGTGATCGACACGAAGCAGTATCCGATGCGCACGACGGAGGAGCCCGATCTGGAGCGCGTCGTGCGCGGTTCCCGCGACGGCTTCGTGGAGACGCTGCTGACGAATATCACGCTTGTCCGCAGGCGGCTGAGAGATCCCAAGCTGACCTATGAAGTCATGGAAGCCGGACTGCGGACGAAAACAAGCATCTGCGTCGGCTATATCGAGGACATCGCCGATCCCGATCTCGTGAGATCGATCAAGCAAAAAATCGCCGAGGTGAAGCTGGACGGTCTGCCATTGGCGGAGAAGCAACTGGAGGAAGCGCTGATCGGCAAAGGCTGGAACCCGTTCCCGCTCGTGCGTTATTCCGAGCGGCCGGACGTTGTTTGCGCGCATCTGCTGGAAGGACATATCATCGTGT is a genomic window of Paenibacillus thermoaerophilus containing:
- a CDS encoding stage V sporulation protein AA translates to MAHTPEPIVYVRLRKRARVPAASPVRIGDVASLSAGDAAIEEQLRNLIVYRPAEQDGQLVLIDMMRLVAVMRGAYPNLRPELYGEPHSLVELADRPRKPNYAWLSVMWVMLFFGSGLAIMNFHEDVSMPEVHARIYKLVTGRDEAHPYLLQIPYSIGLGAGMIVFFNQLFKKKFSEEPSPLEVEMYGYEQSMDQYIVSEEYKRMDDRRPRP
- a CDS encoding stage V sporulation protein AB; translation: MKDAAETLLLIVLGLSGGLAVGGGMVSLLVVLDLIPRVMQLSGLTGRYKAVHLFEGAIVAGVLYWTAADFNGWALPLSPVFALPTGLLQGVFIGMLAAALTEVLNVLPIMAKRLNLAQGIGWLLMAMVFGKVAGSLFDWLIYRN
- a CDS encoding spore germination protein, with the protein product MNREERNDAAGGETEPAIWAVAGAEEGDKPRAAIRTEQGDTVFILKRKRKQKGKDKPEEPQEAAEPVPVPKSLHEVRKFLEREAGLDKSFDVIFREMKFGGRDTGLYVLNGFAKDEVLTLILNRLSLLGPDELEPMALRSFLREYIPHIQVKVATDMRMVINEVLVGASALFVDHEDRALVIDTKQYPMRTTEEPDLERVVRGSRDGFVETLLTNITLVRRRLRDPKLTYEVMEAGLRTKTSICVGYIEDIADPDLVRSIKQKIAEVKLDGLPLAEKQLEEALIGKGWNPFPLVRYSERPDVVCAHLLEGHIIVFVDTSPSVMMLPSTFFHHLQHAEEYRQTPFIGSYIRWVRYIGILASLFALPLWYLIVSTGNKPPGLEFLGPEKLGAIPLVIQFALVEIGIDLMRLAAVHTPTPLATAMGLIAAILIGDIAVKAGLFNNEIILVMSVAAIGMFATPSYELSLANRIVRLSLLIACGIFGVAGFIIGSTLWLMLLIASKSYASPYMWPFIPFNAMAVFDLIVRRPVLSAKRRMSLTKPIDRTRQPT